The following coding sequences lie in one Metopolophium dirhodum isolate CAU chromosome 5, ASM1992520v1, whole genome shotgun sequence genomic window:
- the LOC132945929 gene encoding protein Pixie, which yields MPRNKAVEETDKQIRIAIVNNDKCKPKRCRQECKKSCPVVRMGKLCIEVAPNDKIASISEELCIGCGICVKKCPFEAITIINLPSNLEKDTTHRYSKNSFKLHRLPTPRQGEVLGLVGTNGIGKSTALKILAGKQKPNLGRFSDPPDWSEILNHFRGSELQNYFTKILEDDLKAMIKPQYVDQIPKAVKGTVQQLLDKKNERNNIEEICDFLELDKIRDRSIEQLSGGELQRFACAMVCIQNGDIFMFDEPSSYLDVKQRLKAALTIRSLIAPDKYIIVVEHDLSVLDYLSDYICVLYGVPGAYGVVTMPFSVREGINIFLDGFVPTENLRFRDESLIFKVSESATEEEVKRMTHYEYPEMSKTLGNFYLKVETGQFTDSEILVLLGENGTGKTTFIKLLAGIMPADGAKVELPRLNVSYKPQKISPKSQCMVRVLLHEKIRDAYIHPQFITEVMKPLKIDDIMDQEVQNLSGGELQRVAIALCLGKPADIYLIDEPSAYLDSEQRLVAAKVIKRFILHAKKTGFVVEHDFIMATYLADRVIVLEGQPSVSSTADTPQGLLAGMNRFLELLGITFRRDPNNFRPRINKTNSVKDVEQKRAGQYFFLED from the exons ATGCCGCGAAACAAAGCTGTCGAAGAGACGGATAAACAAATCCGAATAGCTATTGtgaataatgataaatgtaAGCCCAAAAGATGTCGTCAAGAATGCAAAAAATCTTGTCCTGTCGTGAGGATGGGCAAATTATGTATAGAAGTAGCACCAAATGATAAAATAGCTTCAATATCAGAAGAATTATGTATTGGTTGTGGTATTTGTGTCAAAAAATGCCCATTCGAGGCAATAACTATCATTAATTTGCCTAGCAATTTGGAAAAGGATACTACACATAGGTATTCcaaaaattcatttaaattgcATAGATTACCTACGCCAAGACAGGGTGAAGTTTTAGGTTTGGTTGGAACTAATGGTATTGGGAAGTCTACCGCATTAAAAATACTTGCCGGCAAACAAAAACCAAATCTTGGACGTTTTTCA GATCCACCCGATTGGTctgaaatattaaatcattttagaGGATCagaactacaaaattattttaccaaaatttTAGAAGATGATTTAAAAGCAATGATAAAACCTCAATATGTTGATCAAATTCCCAAAGCTGTTAAAGGTACTGTTCAACAGTTGTTGGATAAGAAAAATGAACGGAATAATATTGAAGAAATATGTGATTTCCTTG agttggATAAGATAAGAGATAGATCCATCGAACAACTTTCTGGTGGAGAATTGCAACGTTTTGCATGTGCAATGGTTTGTATCCAAAATGGAGACATATTTATGTTTGATGAGCCCTCTAGTTACCTAGATGTTAAACAGCGTTTAAAGGCGGCTTTAACTATACGGTCCTTAATTGCTCCTGATAA atACATTATTGTAGTAGAGCATGACTTATCAGTGTTAGATTATTTATCTGATTATATTTGTGTTCTTTATGGAGTACCTGGAGCTTATGGAGTTGTCACTATGCCTTTTTCAGTACGTGAag gcatcaatatatttttggatgGTTTTGTGCCAACTGAAAATCTTCGTTTCCGAGATGAAAGTCTTATTTTTAAAGTCTCAGAAAGTGCTACTGAAGAAGAAGTTAAACGCATGACTCATTATGAATATCCAGAGATGTCCAAAACATTGggcaatttttatttgaagGTGGAAACAGGACAATTTACAGATTCTGAAATTTTAGTTCTGTTGGGTGAAAATGGTACTGGAAAAACAACATTCATTAAACTTTTGGCCGGTATTATGCCAGCTGATGGTGCCaaag TTGAATTACCAAGGTTGAATGTAAGCTATAAACCTCAAAAAATCAGTCCTAAAAGTCAATGTATGGTGCGAGTACTTTTACATGAAAAGATTCGAGATGCTTATATACATCCACAGTTTATAACAGAAGTTATGAAACCATTaaaaattgatgatattatggATCAAGAAGTTCAAAATTTGTCTGGTGGAGAATTACAGAGAGTTGCTATTGCACTTTGTTTAGGAAAACCTGcagatatatatttaattgatgAACCATCTGCTTATTTGGACTCAGAACAACGTTTAGTGGCTGCTAAAGTTATTAAGCGATTCATTTTGCATGCTAAAAAGACAGGATTTGTGGTAGAGCATGATTTTATTATGGCAACTTATTTGGCGGATCGAGTTATAGTATTAGAAGGCCAACCATCAGTATCATCTACAGCAGATACTCCTCAAGGATTATTAGCTGGAATGAACAGATTTTTGGAGCTACTCGGAATTACTTTTAGAAGGGATCCTAATAACTTCAGACCtcgaattaataaaacaaactcTGTGAAG GATGTGGA
- the LOC132945931 gene encoding ER membrane protein complex subunit 6, with product MTENKEFKETKFKELVSYSEPALRNNSSVVEYCRTSMSALSGCTAGILGLTGLSGFIFYIFSVLALWGLLLFKAGNLWQKYFLNRHSLFTGGFFSGLFTYVLFWTFLYGMVHVY from the exons atgacagAAAACAAAGAATTCAAAGAAACtaaatttaaag AATTGGTATCCTACAGTGAACCGGCTCTTCGCAATAATTCTTCAGTCGTCGAATACTGCCGTACTTCAATGTCTGCTTTATCTGGGTGTACTGCTGGCATTCTAGGATTGACTGGACTATCTGGATTCATATTCTACATATTTTCCGTTTTAGCATTATGG ggtttgTTATTGTTCAAAGCAGGAAACTTGtggcaaaaatattttcttaatagacATAGTCTATTCACTGGAGGTTTTTTCAGTGGACTTTTT acatatgtattattttggAC ATTTTTATATGGTATGGTACatgtctattaa
- the LOC132945930 gene encoding synapse-associated protein of 47 kDa isoform X3, with product MFNGITSQMSSWIGKKQEDVEETVPSPKTEQPEEYIEKKEDLSPTKPPSKLELLGNVKNQMSSWLGSGISGLRKSDSEVVPDPPAELLQEAAKESFKEKEDDNSSATGDPDTPISEGEDDLSNTQGGNVSTKALQGAKSIGSFLYSAVNKAGKTVSEAGAKIKKTVGENGILGELNKEQESFLKDKKDSEVAAVPPWIGHPNEEAVKAECLALSTDKRNFVRSPPVGVDFSFNYETSYPVALAILAEDPNLEKMRFDLVPKIINEESFWQNYFYRVNLICNASNLESLETTDYKTASSNVNSDLTEEHWENELEAELQEYEIVKNNDDGQTDNTKTGFGEIYDLK from the exons ATGTTTAACGGGATCACTAGTCAAATGAGTAGCTGGATTGGTAAAAAGCAAGAGGACGTAGAAGAAACCGTACCATCACCAAAGACTGAACAGCCCGAGGAgtacattgaaaaaaaagaagatttaAG tccaACAAAACCACCCAGTAAACTAGAGCTGTTGGGCAATGTGAAAAATCAAATGTCCAGTTGGTTGGGAAGTGGTATATCCGGTTTGCGTAAAAGTGACAGCGAAGTTGTACCAGATCCCCCCGCAGAACTTTTACAAGAAGCTGCCAAAGAGAGTTTTAAAGAGAAAGAAGACGATAACTCCag TGCTACTGGAGATCCAGATACCCCTATTTCAGAAGGAGAGGATGATTTGAGCAATACTCAAGGAGGAAATg TATCAACTAAAGCTTTACAAGGAGCAAAATCGATAGGAAGCTTCTTATACAGTGCTGTGAATAAAGCAGGAAAAACAGTCAGTGAAGCAGGAGctaaaataaagaaaactgTCGGAGAAAAC GGTATACTTGGGGAATTAAACAAAGAACAAGAGTCTTTTTTAAAGGATAAAAAAGATAGTGAGGTTGCTGCTGTTCCACCTTGGATTGGTCACCCAAATGAAGAAGCCGTTAAAGCTGAATGTCTTGCTTTATCTACA gataAGCGTAATTTTGTACGCAGTCCTCCAGTAGGTGTAGATTTCAGTTTCAATTATGAGACTTCATATCCTGTTGCTTTGGCTATTTTAGCTGAAGACCCAAACTTAGAGAAAATGCGGTTTGATCTTGTTCCCAAAAT aataaatgAAGAAAGTTTCTGGCAAAACTATTTCTACAGAGTCAATTTAATTTGCAATGCAAGCAATTTGGAATCACTAGAAACAACAGATTACAAAACAGCATCATCAAATGTCAATTCTGATTTGACAG AAGAACATTGGGAAAATGAGTTGGAGGCAGAACTACAAGAGTACGAGATTGTCAAAAACAATGATGATGGCCAAACAGACAATACAAAAACTGGATTCGGTGAAATATATGACctcaaataa
- the LOC132945930 gene encoding synapse-associated protein of 47 kDa isoform X1 encodes MFNGITSQMSSWIGKKQEDVEETVPSPKTEQPEEYIEKKEDLSPTKPPSKLELLGNVKNQMSSWLGSGISGLRKSDSEVVPDPPAELLQEAAKESFKEKEDDNSSATGDPDTPISEGEDDLSNTQGGNVSTKALQGAKSIGSFLYSAVNKAGKTVSEAGAKIKKTVGENGILGELNKEQESFLKDKKDSEVAAVPPWIGHPNEEAVKAECLALSTDKRNFVRSPPVGVDFSFNYETSYPVALAILAEDPNLEKMRFDLVPKIINEESFWQNYFYRVNLICNASNLESLETTDYKTASSNVNSDLTDSTKNDTYMKESEFVSDTFAEHDTNEINEIRKSLKESLGVESSENEEHWENELEAELQEYEIVKNNDDGQTDNTKTGFGEIYDLK; translated from the exons ATGTTTAACGGGATCACTAGTCAAATGAGTAGCTGGATTGGTAAAAAGCAAGAGGACGTAGAAGAAACCGTACCATCACCAAAGACTGAACAGCCCGAGGAgtacattgaaaaaaaagaagatttaAG tccaACAAAACCACCCAGTAAACTAGAGCTGTTGGGCAATGTGAAAAATCAAATGTCCAGTTGGTTGGGAAGTGGTATATCCGGTTTGCGTAAAAGTGACAGCGAAGTTGTACCAGATCCCCCCGCAGAACTTTTACAAGAAGCTGCCAAAGAGAGTTTTAAAGAGAAAGAAGACGATAACTCCag TGCTACTGGAGATCCAGATACCCCTATTTCAGAAGGAGAGGATGATTTGAGCAATACTCAAGGAGGAAATg TATCAACTAAAGCTTTACAAGGAGCAAAATCGATAGGAAGCTTCTTATACAGTGCTGTGAATAAAGCAGGAAAAACAGTCAGTGAAGCAGGAGctaaaataaagaaaactgTCGGAGAAAAC GGTATACTTGGGGAATTAAACAAAGAACAAGAGTCTTTTTTAAAGGATAAAAAAGATAGTGAGGTTGCTGCTGTTCCACCTTGGATTGGTCACCCAAATGAAGAAGCCGTTAAAGCTGAATGTCTTGCTTTATCTACA gataAGCGTAATTTTGTACGCAGTCCTCCAGTAGGTGTAGATTTCAGTTTCAATTATGAGACTTCATATCCTGTTGCTTTGGCTATTTTAGCTGAAGACCCAAACTTAGAGAAAATGCGGTTTGATCTTGTTCCCAAAAT aataaatgAAGAAAGTTTCTGGCAAAACTATTTCTACAGAGTCAATTTAATTTGCAATGCAAGCAATTTGGAATCACTAGAAACAACAGATTACAAAACAGCATCATCAAATGTCAATTCTGATTTGACAG aCTCCACGAAAAATGACACTTATATGAAAGAATCAGAGTTTGTATCCGACACATTTGCAGAACATGATACAaatgaaataaatgaaataaggAAGAGCTTGAAAGAAAGTTTGGGCGTTGAATCTTCAGAAAATG AAGAACATTGGGAAAATGAGTTGGAGGCAGAACTACAAGAGTACGAGATTGTCAAAAACAATGATGATGGCCAAACAGACAATACAAAAACTGGATTCGGTGAAATATATGACctcaaataa
- the LOC132945930 gene encoding synapse-associated protein of 47 kDa isoform X2: protein MFNGITSQMSSWIGKKQEDVEETVPSPKTEQPEEYIEKKEDLSPTKPPSKLELLGNVKNQMSSWLGSGISGLRKSDSEVVPDPPAELLQEAAKESFKEKEDDNSSATGDPDTPISEGEDDLSNTQGGNVSTKALQGAKSIGSFLYSAVNKAGKTVSEAGAKIKKTVGENGILGELNKEQESFLKDKKDSEVAAVPPWIGHPNEEAVKAECLALSTDKRNFVRSPPVGVDFSFNYETSYPVALAILAEDPNLEKMRFDLVPKIINEESFWQNYFYRVNLICNASNLESLETTDYKTASSNVNSDLTDSTKNDTYMKESEFVSDTFAEHDTNEINEIRKSLKESLGVESSENA, encoded by the exons ATGTTTAACGGGATCACTAGTCAAATGAGTAGCTGGATTGGTAAAAAGCAAGAGGACGTAGAAGAAACCGTACCATCACCAAAGACTGAACAGCCCGAGGAgtacattgaaaaaaaagaagatttaAG tccaACAAAACCACCCAGTAAACTAGAGCTGTTGGGCAATGTGAAAAATCAAATGTCCAGTTGGTTGGGAAGTGGTATATCCGGTTTGCGTAAAAGTGACAGCGAAGTTGTACCAGATCCCCCCGCAGAACTTTTACAAGAAGCTGCCAAAGAGAGTTTTAAAGAGAAAGAAGACGATAACTCCag TGCTACTGGAGATCCAGATACCCCTATTTCAGAAGGAGAGGATGATTTGAGCAATACTCAAGGAGGAAATg TATCAACTAAAGCTTTACAAGGAGCAAAATCGATAGGAAGCTTCTTATACAGTGCTGTGAATAAAGCAGGAAAAACAGTCAGTGAAGCAGGAGctaaaataaagaaaactgTCGGAGAAAAC GGTATACTTGGGGAATTAAACAAAGAACAAGAGTCTTTTTTAAAGGATAAAAAAGATAGTGAGGTTGCTGCTGTTCCACCTTGGATTGGTCACCCAAATGAAGAAGCCGTTAAAGCTGAATGTCTTGCTTTATCTACA gataAGCGTAATTTTGTACGCAGTCCTCCAGTAGGTGTAGATTTCAGTTTCAATTATGAGACTTCATATCCTGTTGCTTTGGCTATTTTAGCTGAAGACCCAAACTTAGAGAAAATGCGGTTTGATCTTGTTCCCAAAAT aataaatgAAGAAAGTTTCTGGCAAAACTATTTCTACAGAGTCAATTTAATTTGCAATGCAAGCAATTTGGAATCACTAGAAACAACAGATTACAAAACAGCATCATCAAATGTCAATTCTGATTTGACAG aCTCCACGAAAAATGACACTTATATGAAAGAATCAGAGTTTGTATCCGACACATTTGCAGAACATGATACAaatgaaataaatgaaataaggAAGAGCTTGAAAGAAAGTTTGGGCGTTGAATCTTCAGAAAATG CTTGA